One window from the genome of Acinetobacter sp. ANC 7912 encodes:
- the gmd gene encoding GDP-mannose 4,6-dehydratase, with translation MKTAVITGITGQDGAYLAQLLLNKGYKVYGTYRRTSSVNFWRIEELGIERNNNLNLIEYDLTDLSASIRLLQTTGATEVYNLAAQSFVGVSFEQPITTAEITGIGVLNLLEAIRIVNPQIRFYQASTSEMFGKVQAIPQKEDTPFYPRSPYGVAKLYAHWMTINYRETHGIFASSGILFNHESPLRGREFVTRKITDSVAKIKLGQLDILELGNLDAKRDWGFAKEYVEGMWRILQADQPDTFVLATNRTETVRDFVTMAFKAAGIAVEYQNMGVNEIAIDIATGKTVMRVNPKFYRPAEVDLLIGDATYAKNKLGWMPKTSLEELCKMMVEADLRRNAQGFSF, from the coding sequence ATGAAAACAGCAGTTATCACAGGAATTACGGGGCAAGATGGAGCATATTTAGCACAGTTGCTTTTGAACAAAGGATATAAAGTCTACGGTACTTATCGACGTACCAGTTCAGTCAATTTCTGGCGTATTGAAGAGCTTGGTATCGAAAGAAATAATAATTTAAATTTAATTGAATACGATTTAACGGATCTGTCTGCAAGTATTCGCTTGTTACAGACTACGGGAGCAACAGAAGTCTATAATCTCGCAGCACAAAGTTTTGTTGGGGTATCATTTGAGCAGCCTATTACAACTGCTGAAATTACAGGAATTGGAGTTTTAAACTTATTGGAAGCTATCCGAATAGTTAACCCTCAGATTCGATTCTATCAAGCGTCTACCTCAGAAATGTTTGGGAAAGTACAGGCGATTCCCCAAAAAGAAGACACACCATTTTATCCGCGTAGTCCATATGGTGTAGCAAAACTGTATGCGCATTGGATGACTATCAATTATCGTGAAACTCATGGAATTTTTGCATCAAGTGGTATCTTATTTAATCATGAGTCGCCATTACGGGGGCGTGAATTTGTTACTCGTAAGATTACCGATAGCGTTGCAAAAATTAAATTAGGCCAACTTGATATATTGGAATTGGGTAATCTTGATGCGAAACGTGACTGGGGATTTGCTAAAGAATATGTTGAAGGGATGTGGCGTATATTACAAGCAGATCAACCCGATACCTTTGTACTAGCAACTAATCGAACTGAAACAGTACGTGATTTTGTTACTATGGCATTTAAAGCTGCAGGAATCGCTGTCGAATATCAGAATATGGGTGTTAATGAAATTGCAATTGATATAGCTACAGGTAAAACTGTAATGAGAGTCAACCCAAAATTCTATCGACCAGCAGAAGTAGATTTGCTGATCGGTGACGCAACATATGCAAAAAATAAATTAGGTTGGATGCCAAAGACTAGTCTTGAAGAACTTTGCAAGATGATGGTTGAGGCAGATTTACGTCGTAATGCTCAAGGGTTTTCATTCTAG
- a CDS encoding GDP-mannose 4,6-dehydratase: MPTALITGINGFTGYYLAEELRMAGYSIIGLSSTKPVQSKSSINYECNVLDREKLVDIITQVKPDIVVHLAAIAFVAHNDVDAIYRTNIVGTRNLLEAILKSHHIPRSILLASSANIYGNASVELVDENVLAAPANDYAVSKLGMEYMARLWGDKLPITVVRPFNYTGVGQSVNFLIPKIVDHFKQRVPLLELGNLNIVRDFSDVRSVVKCYRLLLESKTQGEVFNVCSGQGYSLLEVLQMMREISGYSPEIKVNPAFVRENEVHRLIGTSAKLDSVIGKVPAIPLKNTLQWMFNYSF, translated from the coding sequence TTGCCCACTGCACTTATTACAGGAATTAATGGGTTTACTGGTTATTACTTGGCAGAAGAGCTTCGCATGGCTGGTTATAGTATTATTGGCCTAAGTTCAACAAAGCCGGTACAAAGTAAGTCAAGTATAAACTATGAATGTAATGTGCTTGATCGTGAAAAGCTAGTAGATATTATCACTCAAGTAAAGCCAGATATAGTGGTGCATTTGGCTGCTATTGCTTTTGTTGCTCATAATGATGTGGATGCTATCTATCGTACGAATATTGTAGGGACTCGCAATTTATTAGAAGCAATACTTAAAAGTCATCATATTCCTCGTTCTATATTACTTGCAAGTAGTGCAAATATTTACGGTAATGCTTCGGTTGAACTTGTTGATGAAAATGTTTTGGCAGCACCAGCTAATGATTATGCTGTCAGTAAACTAGGTATGGAATATATGGCTCGGTTATGGGGGGATAAGTTGCCAATAACAGTAGTTCGCCCTTTTAATTATACAGGCGTAGGCCAATCAGTAAATTTTTTAATACCTAAAATTGTTGATCATTTCAAGCAGCGTGTTCCTCTATTAGAACTTGGTAATTTGAATATAGTGAGAGACTTTTCTGATGTACGTTCAGTTGTAAAGTGTTATCGGTTACTGCTTGAATCTAAAACTCAAGGAGAGGTATTTAATGTATGTTCTGGACAAGGTTACTCGCTGCTTGAAGTATTACAAATGATGAGAGAAATATCAGGTTATAGTCCAGAAATTAAAGTAAATCCTGCTTTTGTACGGGAGAATGAGGTTCATCGGTTGATCGGAACTAGTGCAAAACTAGATAGCGTGATTGGTAAAGTACCGGCTATTCCTCTAAAAAATACATTGCAATGGATGTTTAATTATAGCTTTTAG
- a CDS encoding glycosyltransferase family 1 protein, translating to MIDLQGAQSASRYRGIGRYSIEIVKEMVRQRGEHEILIVLNGLFSESIIPIQDTFKDLLPIENILIWYAPGPVFGSKSSNRKRRYNAELIREQFLVNLKPDIVYISSLIEGFVDNAVHSIGLSPSRLLTAVTSYDLIPLVYKNIYLTPNPEFELFYLEKLEYLRQADLLLTISSFSRFEAIEYLGVTLDKIINISAAADSKFKQLNIEHDIKKNILQKFGLQKPFIMYSGASDPRKNLLGLIKAFANLPAEIKNNTQLAIIGKLPKIDRLILEVCIKSCDLDPSHVIITGSVSDEEMILFYNLCELFVFPSWHEGFGLPVLEAMSCGAPVVCSNTSSLPEVVGREDALFDPFDEHEIASKIEEVLTNPNFRAELIRHGLARSKSFSWERSAKKALIALENCVAQYQVSEQKVFEPEEWWKIAYYNQKKILNKLTLRHIKLRLMAGLGMGRGLKLVLKLRLILILIYESVVRRYRS from the coding sequence GTGATTGATTTACAAGGTGCTCAGAGTGCGAGTCGCTATCGCGGTATTGGTCGCTATTCAATAGAAATAGTGAAAGAAATGGTACGTCAACGAGGTGAGCACGAAATCTTAATCGTTTTAAATGGTTTATTTTCTGAAAGCATTATTCCAATTCAAGATACATTTAAAGATTTATTACCAATTGAAAATATTTTAATTTGGTATGCTCCTGGACCAGTATTTGGTTCAAAATCGAGCAATAGGAAACGTCGGTATAATGCAGAATTAATTCGAGAACAATTCTTGGTTAACTTGAAACCAGATATAGTGTATATCAGTAGCCTTATTGAAGGTTTTGTGGATAATGCTGTTCATAGTATTGGACTTTCTCCTAGTCGTTTATTAACAGCTGTGACTTCATATGACTTGATACCTTTAGTATATAAAAATATCTATCTTACACCAAATCCAGAATTTGAATTATTCTATCTAGAGAAGTTGGAGTACTTACGTCAGGCTGATCTTTTACTTACTATTTCTAGCTTCTCACGCTTTGAGGCCATTGAGTATTTAGGTGTAACCCTTGATAAGATTATTAATATTTCAGCAGCAGCAGATTCAAAATTTAAACAACTAAATATCGAACATGATATTAAAAAAAATATACTCCAGAAATTTGGTCTACAAAAGCCTTTTATCATGTATTCAGGCGCATCTGATCCACGTAAAAATCTTTTAGGTCTTATTAAAGCTTTTGCAAATTTACCAGCGGAGATAAAGAATAATACGCAACTTGCAATTATTGGAAAATTACCAAAAATAGATCGTCTAATCTTAGAAGTTTGTATTAAATCGTGTGATTTAGACCCTAGTCATGTGATCATAACAGGTAGTGTTTCCGATGAAGAGATGATTTTATTTTATAATTTATGTGAACTATTTGTGTTCCCGTCTTGGCATGAAGGGTTTGGGTTACCAGTATTGGAAGCAATGTCTTGTGGAGCTCCAGTGGTCTGTTCGAATACATCAAGTTTGCCAGAGGTCGTAGGCCGAGAAGATGCATTATTTGATCCATTTGATGAGCATGAGATTGCTTCAAAAATAGAAGAAGTATTGACTAATCCAAATTTTCGTGCAGAGCTTATAAGACATGGATTAGCCCGTTCTAAAAGTTTTTCATGGGAAAGATCAGCAAAAAAAGCTTTGATTGCTTTAGAAAATTGTGTTGCTCAGTATCAAGTATCTGAGCAAAAGGTGTTCGAGCCCGAAGAGTGGTGGAAAATTGCATATTATAATCAAAAAAAAATATTAAATAAATTAACTTTAAGACATATTAAGTTAAGGCTAATGGCAGGTTTGGGTATGGGGCGAGGGTTAAAATTGGTACTAAAGCTAAGGCTAATATTAATACTAATCTATGAAAGTGTAGTTAGGCGATATAGATCTTAA
- a CDS encoding glycosyltransferase family 1 protein has protein sequence MKIGFDARDLARKRTGIGNYIWNLLDEMVNLSPDIEFIAYCPEGCSLSFPENLQHFCIRSNRSYPLMSGYFWLKWRSASLIKKDNLDVFWATRTLYPSYLIGNIPVVATVYDLNHLICPETMPFINMLAHRLYFRQDIVNATKVVAISSGTAERVKDLLNRQVDSIVVPGTGKEFSPRNSIEILAVRQKYNLFNPYILFIGTLEPRKNLITLLNAFKIIRNKGFSNLNLVLVGQMGWKNKKLKYQIDQNIDGILELGYIPNEDLAALYSGSEVFVLPSLYEGYGMPAAEARACGTRVVASDIPELREAGGDESIYINPLSVDSLADGILNALSSEKPMSKVGMSWKIGAESMLRIFNDIDI, from the coding sequence ATGAAAATAGGGTTTGATGCAAGAGATTTAGCTAGAAAGCGTACAGGAATTGGAAATTATATATGGAATTTATTAGATGAAATGGTGAATCTGAGCCCAGATATAGAGTTTATTGCTTATTGTCCAGAGGGATGCTCACTATCTTTCCCTGAAAATCTCCAACATTTTTGTATTAGATCAAATCGATCATATCCATTAATGTCAGGTTATTTCTGGCTAAAATGGAGATCTGCATCACTTATAAAAAAAGATAATCTAGATGTTTTTTGGGCTACAAGAACGCTTTATCCATCATATCTTATTGGTAACATTCCTGTCGTAGCAACAGTTTATGACTTAAATCATTTAATATGTCCTGAGACGATGCCATTTATTAATATGCTTGCGCATCGATTGTATTTTAGACAAGATATTGTCAATGCAACAAAAGTGGTGGCTATTTCTTCAGGAACAGCGGAGAGAGTAAAAGATCTACTAAATAGACAGGTAGATTCTATTGTTGTTCCTGGAACAGGTAAAGAATTTTCTCCAAGAAATTCTATAGAAATATTAGCAGTACGTCAGAAATATAACTTATTTAATCCTTATATTTTATTTATTGGAACCTTAGAACCTCGTAAGAACCTTATAACATTGTTGAATGCATTTAAAATTATACGTAATAAGGGATTCTCTAACTTAAATTTAGTTCTAGTAGGACAAATGGGGTGGAAAAACAAAAAATTAAAATATCAAATTGATCAAAATATTGATGGAATTTTGGAGTTGGGTTATATCCCTAACGAAGATCTAGCAGCACTTTATTCTGGATCAGAAGTATTTGTTCTGCCTTCATTGTATGAAGGGTATGGAATGCCTGCAGCAGAGGCGAGGGCCTGTGGTACAAGAGTTGTTGCTTCTGATATACCTGAACTTCGAGAAGCAGGGGGTGATGAGAGCATTTATATTAACCCTTTATCGGTAGATAGCTTAGCAGATGGCATTCTTAATGCACTATCTTCAGAAAAACCGATGTCTAAAGTTGGAATGTCATGGAAAATTGGTGCCGAGAGTATGCTAAGGATATTCAATGATATCGATATTTAA
- a CDS encoding glycosyltransferase family 4 protein produces MKKIKPAIWFPAIKTNTGTDKFTEQLVSALNQRGLRAEITWLPHHAEYLPWLVPVPPQPDWANIAHINTWLHPRFYPKNISLVATLHHCVQDKFFLPYKTVTQKIYHKFWITKIEKHCLKTADLVTTDSQYTAQCIKDIFGNDYAHVIYIGIDSKTFHPNELLRPFDKNKPFKLLFVGTNSIRKGFDLLPEIMQKLGEDFQLFYTSNAEQYEPLPKNMIQLPPQKTTQDLANTYRSMNALIFPSRLEGFGLVVAEAMASGLPVVIANSSALTELVTHCETGFLCEKDNISDFVQTIRSLKENPELCREVGKKARNIATTKFSIEEMVNQYIDHYTKLVNMEK; encoded by the coding sequence ATGAAAAAAATTAAGCCTGCAATATGGTTTCCAGCAATTAAAACTAATACTGGTACCGATAAATTTACAGAGCAATTAGTTTCTGCTTTAAATCAAAGAGGATTAAGAGCTGAAATTACTTGGCTACCTCACCATGCAGAATATTTACCTTGGCTAGTCCCCGTCCCTCCACAACCGGACTGGGCAAATATTGCACATATAAATACCTGGTTACATCCAAGATTTTATCCTAAGAATATTTCACTAGTTGCGACCTTACATCACTGTGTCCAAGATAAATTTTTTCTTCCATATAAGACTGTTACACAAAAGATATATCATAAATTTTGGATTACTAAAATTGAAAAACATTGTTTGAAAACTGCTGATTTAGTTACAACTGATAGTCAATATACAGCTCAATGTATTAAAGATATTTTCGGTAATGATTATGCTCATGTTATCTATATTGGTATAGATAGCAAAACTTTTCATCCAAACGAATTATTAAGACCATTTGATAAAAATAAACCTTTTAAACTGTTGTTTGTTGGAACTAATTCAATTCGTAAGGGCTTCGATTTATTACCAGAAATAATGCAGAAGCTTGGTGAGGATTTTCAGCTTTTCTACACATCAAATGCTGAACAATATGAACCATTACCAAAAAATATGATTCAGTTACCCCCTCAGAAAACAACACAAGATTTAGCTAATACATATAGATCTATGAATGCTTTAATTTTTCCTTCAAGACTTGAAGGTTTTGGATTAGTAGTCGCGGAAGCAATGGCAAGCGGTTTACCAGTAGTAATAGCAAATAGTTCTGCATTAACAGAATTAGTTACACACTGTGAAACAGGCTTTTTATGTGAAAAAGACAATATTAGCGATTTTGTCCAAACTATTAGAAGCTTAAAAGAAAATCCAGAACTATGTAGAGAAGTAGGTAAAAAGGCTCGAAATATTGCAACCACGAAATTTAGTATTGAGGAAATGGTGAATCAATACATTGATCACTATACTAAATTAGTTAACATGGAAAAATAA
- a CDS encoding glycosyltransferase family 4 protein, with product MILTGIKFRFIIDMNQKKILIITRNLPPLIGGMERLNWHIADELSKKHDILLLSHTEAKQHAPKKCHFFGATLNPLPVFLILAFFQTFLICLRYKPDVLFAGSGLTAPITVFWAKLFRKKSIVYIHGLDINNGSRAYKLLWLPFIRQANQIITNSTPTKNLAIKNKVEESKIEIIHPGVNFPPPSKDPNLINKLKGKFDLHDKKVLLSVGRLTERKGILEFVEYCLPSIVNAEPNTRLVIIGDTATHALNNKFQTQHQILEIAKQNHIEKNVVFTGAIKDEELSQFYYLADAHIFPVKHIPEDPEGFGMVAIEAAAHGIPTIAFATGGVIDAVQHNKTGYLIPCQDYRDMTNSVSKILKNKNLISDQECTRYAEKFAWYNFKNNIEKVMAIL from the coding sequence ATGATATTAACGGGGATCAAATTTAGATTTATTATTGATATGAACCAAAAAAAAATTTTAATTATTACTCGAAATCTTCCGCCTTTAATTGGAGGCATGGAGCGCCTTAATTGGCACATTGCTGATGAATTGAGTAAAAAACATGACATTCTTCTATTAAGCCATACGGAAGCAAAACAACACGCACCGAAGAAATGTCATTTTTTTGGCGCAACTCTAAATCCTTTACCTGTATTTTTGATTTTAGCTTTTTTTCAGACTTTTTTGATTTGTTTACGCTATAAGCCAGACGTTCTCTTTGCTGGCAGTGGTTTAACTGCTCCGATTACAGTGTTTTGGGCAAAACTTTTTAGAAAAAAAAGTATCGTTTATATACATGGATTAGATATAAATAATGGTAGTCGAGCCTATAAACTATTATGGCTTCCTTTTATTCGTCAGGCAAATCAAATTATTACCAACAGTACTCCTACAAAAAATCTAGCAATTAAAAATAAAGTTGAAGAAAGCAAAATTGAAATTATCCATCCTGGTGTTAATTTCCCCCCCCCTTCAAAAGATCCAAATCTTATAAATAAATTAAAAGGTAAGTTCGATCTACATGATAAAAAAGTCTTATTGTCGGTTGGTCGCTTGACAGAGCGAAAAGGTATTTTAGAATTTGTTGAATATTGTCTTCCATCTATTGTAAATGCTGAGCCAAATACAAGATTAGTAATTATTGGTGATACCGCTACTCACGCTTTAAATAACAAATTTCAAACCCAACACCAAATCTTAGAAATTGCCAAACAAAATCATATAGAAAAAAACGTCGTATTTACTGGGGCTATTAAAGATGAAGAGCTTTCTCAGTTTTACTATTTAGCAGATGCACATATTTTCCCTGTTAAACATATCCCCGAAGATCCTGAAGGTTTTGGAATGGTTGCTATAGAAGCAGCAGCACATGGAATACCCACGATAGCATTTGCCACAGGAGGAGTGATTGATGCCGTACAACACAACAAAACAGGCTATCTTATACCTTGTCAGGATTATCGAGATATGACTAATAGTGTAAGTAAAATCCTAAAAAATAAAAATTTAATATCAGATCAAGAATGTACACGATATGCTGAAAAATTTGCTTGGTATAATTTTAAAAATAATATTGAAAAAGTAATGGCAATTTTATGA